The nucleotide sequence TGCGCCCCTTTCCTTTGAATAGGCAATCTACTTAATCTGCCCCATATTTTTCCAGAGTTGAGGGAGAGACAGACCATGATACCCTTGGGATATATTGATCAGCCCTGCATTGTTAAGTATTATTACCTACTGAAAGTCATCCTAAGTTTTCCCTCGGAATGGCCTGGGATTGATCCGTAATTTTCCCTCTCGTTGTCCACATACCCCACTCCAGAAGCATCATGCCAGTCGCAACTACTCAGTCCCTCGAAGAACTTTGTATTAACTCCATTCGCTTTCTTGCCGTTGATGCCGTGGAAAAGGCCAAATCTGGTCATCCCGGTTTACCGATGGGAGCCGCTCCGATGGGGTTTGTCCTCTATGACCAATTTATGCGGTTCAATCCCAAAAATCCCAAATGGTTTAATCGGGATCGGTTTGTCTTATCCGCGGGTCATGGCAGTATGTTGCAGTATGCCTTGCTCTATTTGACAGGCTATGACAGTGTCACGATTGACGACATTAAAAGCTTTCGACAGTGGAAATCCAAAACTCCCGGTCACCCGGAAAACTTTGAAACCGCGGGCGTAGAAGTCACCACCGGCCCCCTCGGTCAAGGGATTGCCAATGCGGTTGGGTTAGCCGTTGCTGAAGCCCATTTAGCCGCCACCTATAACAAGCCCGATTGCACATTAGTTGACCATTACACCTATGTGATTTTGGGTGATGGCTGCAACATGGAAGGAATTTCTGGGGAAGCGGCCTCGATTGCTGGTCACTGGGGCCTGGGTAAACTCATTGCTCTCTACGACGACAACCACATTTCAATTGATGGCTCGACGGATGTGGCCTTCACCGAAGATGTCTCGAAACGGTTTGAAGCCTACGGTTGGCACATCCTCCATGTGGAAAACGGCAACACGGATATTGCGGCCATTGCCAAAGCCATCGAAACCGCTAAATCTGTCACCGACAAACCGACGATGATTAAAGTCACGACCACGATTGGTTATGGCTCACCTAATAAAGCGAATACAGCGGGGGTGCACGGTGCGGCCTTGGGTGGTGATGAAGTCAAGTTAATGCGGGAAAACTTGGGGTGGGAATTTGCCCCCTTTGACGTTCCAGCAGATGCCCTAGCCCACATGCGTAAAGCGATTGAACGGGGAGCCAGCTACGAGGCGGAGTGGCAATCCACCTATGCCCAATACAAAACCAAATATCCAACAGAAGCAGCGGCCTTTGAGCGGCAAATTTCGGGACAGTTACCCGCTAACTGGGATAGTGTGCTGCCCACCTACACCGCCGCCGATAAAGCTCTCCCTACCCGGAAAAACTCCGAAACCTGCTTAAACAAACTTGCCCCGGTGCTACCGGAATTGATTGGCGGTTCGGCAGACTTGACCCACTCCAACTTGACCGAACTGAAGGGCTATGGCGACTTCCAAAAAGGGCAATACCAAAACCGTAACATCCACTTTGGGGTGCGAGAACACGCCATGGGAGCCATCTGTAACGGGATTGCCTTGCATGGTTCGGGCTTGATTCCCTACGGTGCCACCTTCTTAATTTTCACAGACTATATGCGGGCGGCGATTCGGTTGTCTGCACTGTCTGAGGCTGGGGTAATTTGGGTGATGACCCACGATTCCATTGGGCAAGGGGAAGACGGCCCCACTCACCAACCGATTGAAACCTTGGCTTCTCTGCGAGCGATTCCCAACTTGACGGTGATCCGGCCCGCCGATGGTACCGAAGCCTCTGGGGCCTACTATGTGGCCATTACCCAGGCCAAGGAACACAAACCCACCCTACTGGCCTTCTCGCGGCAAAACCTGCCCAACTTGGATACGACCTCGATTGAGGGGGTTACAAAAGGGGCCTATGTGGTAGCTGACTGTGAGGGCACACCGGAGTTGATTTTGATTGGCACGGGTTCTGAGTTGAATCTTTGCATCACAGCGGCGGAGAAGTTAACGGCGGCGGGTAAAAAGGTCCGGGTGGTTTCAATGCCCTCCTTTGACTTGTTCGAAGCCCAAGATGCAGCTTATAAAGAGTCTGTCTTGCCGAAAGCCGTGACCAAGCGGTTATCCGTGGAAGCAGCCTCTAGTTTTGGTTGGCATAAATATATTGGGACTGAAGGCGATACGGTCAGCATTGATCGCTTTGGGGCTTCGGCTCCCGGTGGTGTGGTCATGGAAAAATTTGGCTTCTCCGTGGACAATGTTTTGGCTAAGGCTGAAGCTCTCTTAGGTTAGATTTTCCTAAACGTTCACTGTTAGGCGTTGTATAGTGGCGGGATGAATGGCATCTCAGAATTATGCAACGCCACGTTAATTTATTGTTGTTTCCATCAAGGCCGTTTGTAGCACCTCATCACTTACCCTATGACGTTTTAAGCTAGCCACTAGCGCAGAAACTTTATCGTCTTCAAGTTGTTCTAAGTCAGTGCGCAAGCCTTGACCAATATCAGCACCA is from Synechococcus sp. PCC 6312 and encodes:
- the tkt gene encoding transketolase, which gives rise to MPVATTQSLEELCINSIRFLAVDAVEKAKSGHPGLPMGAAPMGFVLYDQFMRFNPKNPKWFNRDRFVLSAGHGSMLQYALLYLTGYDSVTIDDIKSFRQWKSKTPGHPENFETAGVEVTTGPLGQGIANAVGLAVAEAHLAATYNKPDCTLVDHYTYVILGDGCNMEGISGEAASIAGHWGLGKLIALYDDNHISIDGSTDVAFTEDVSKRFEAYGWHILHVENGNTDIAAIAKAIETAKSVTDKPTMIKVTTTIGYGSPNKANTAGVHGAALGGDEVKLMRENLGWEFAPFDVPADALAHMRKAIERGASYEAEWQSTYAQYKTKYPTEAAAFERQISGQLPANWDSVLPTYTAADKALPTRKNSETCLNKLAPVLPELIGGSADLTHSNLTELKGYGDFQKGQYQNRNIHFGVREHAMGAICNGIALHGSGLIPYGATFLIFTDYMRAAIRLSALSEAGVIWVMTHDSIGQGEDGPTHQPIETLASLRAIPNLTVIRPADGTEASGAYYVAITQAKEHKPTLLAFSRQNLPNLDTTSIEGVTKGAYVVADCEGTPELILIGTGSELNLCITAAEKLTAAGKKVRVVSMPSFDLFEAQDAAYKESVLPKAVTKRLSVEAASSFGWHKYIGTEGDTVSIDRFGASAPGGVVMEKFGFSVDNVLAKAEALLG